The proteins below come from a single Treponema phagedenis genomic window:
- the murC gene encoding UDP-N-acetylmuramate--L-alanine ligase produces MKQSGLPADVNGFKIHMIGIKGTGMSALAELLVSRGAVITGSDVADEFYTDEVLKHLQIAVTAPFSAKNIPPDTQLVIYSAAYTPEENEELHEAFMRSLPTLSYPKALGDFSRHSYSCGIAGVHGKTTTTGIVGTLVKALDLDASVLAGSMIANFGNSCTMIHGDSFFIAETCEYKKHFLNFYPKKIVLTSVESDHQDFYPQYEDILAAFLQYIDRLPQFSEIFYCADDPGAKEAINLAFSSRPDLIYIPYGESVSSEFGVKIHGVRDEKLYFSLKGFAGEFYLTVPGHHNVLNAAAAIALVLSLVKLERKETTINDITIIRKALASFKGAKRRSEIVGEAKGILFMDDYAHHPTAIKTTLKGLKEFYPNRRIIVDFMSHTYSRTAALLNEFSQAFSSADEIILHKIYASAREVYHGEVTGRQLFELTKKSCRKTYYYEEVMDAESFLEKELQSGDLFITMGAGDNWKLGRTLYEKFSK; encoded by the coding sequence ATGAAACAAAGCGGATTACCTGCCGATGTAAACGGGTTTAAAATACATATGATTGGGATTAAGGGTACGGGGATGTCTGCCTTGGCGGAGCTTTTAGTTTCCCGCGGGGCAGTGATTACCGGCAGTGATGTGGCGGATGAATTTTATACGGACGAGGTGCTAAAGCATTTGCAGATAGCGGTTACCGCTCCTTTTTCTGCAAAGAATATTCCTCCCGATACCCAGTTGGTTATTTATTCTGCGGCATACACGCCTGAAGAAAATGAAGAATTGCATGAAGCGTTTATGCGCTCTTTGCCTACACTTTCGTATCCGAAAGCGCTCGGAGATTTTTCTCGGCATAGCTATTCCTGCGGTATTGCTGGCGTTCACGGTAAAACAACCACAACGGGCATCGTTGGCACACTCGTAAAAGCTTTAGACCTTGATGCTTCTGTTTTAGCAGGGAGTATGATTGCAAACTTCGGTAATTCGTGCACAATGATTCACGGAGATTCATTTTTCATTGCCGAAACTTGCGAATATAAAAAACATTTTCTTAACTTTTATCCTAAAAAAATTGTATTGACCAGTGTAGAAAGCGACCATCAGGATTTTTATCCTCAATATGAAGATATTCTTGCGGCATTTTTACAATACATCGATAGGCTTCCGCAATTTAGCGAGATTTTTTATTGTGCGGATGATCCGGGAGCAAAAGAAGCAATAAATCTTGCCTTTTCCAGCAGACCCGATTTAATCTATATCCCATACGGGGAAAGCGTTTCAAGTGAGTTCGGTGTTAAAATACACGGAGTTCGCGATGAAAAGCTTTATTTTTCTTTAAAAGGTTTTGCCGGAGAGTTTTATCTTACTGTTCCGGGGCATCATAATGTGCTTAATGCTGCCGCTGCCATTGCGCTTGTATTAAGTTTAGTAAAGCTTGAACGAAAAGAGACAACCATCAACGATATCACCATAATTCGCAAAGCCCTGGCTTCTTTTAAAGGTGCAAAACGCAGGAGTGAAATTGTCGGAGAAGCAAAAGGTATTTTATTTATGGATGATTATGCGCATCATCCTACCGCAATAAAAACAACGCTTAAAGGCTTAAAGGAATTTTATCCTAATCGACGTATTATTGTAGATTTTATGTCTCACACGTATTCAAGAACCGCCGCTCTCTTAAATGAATTTTCTCAAGCCTTTTCCTCTGCAGATGAAATAATTTTACACAAAATTTATGCTTCTGCGCGGGAAGTGTATCATGGAGAAGTTACCGGCAGGCAATTGTTTGAACTTACTAAAAAATCTTGTCGAAAAACCTACTATTATGAAGAAGTTATGGATGCGGAATCGTTTTTAGAGAAAGAATTACAATCGGGAGATCTTTTTATCACAATGGGTGCAGGCGATAACTGGAAACTCGGTAGAACTCTTTATGAAAAATTTTCAAAGTAG
- the uvrB gene encoding excinuclease ABC subunit UvrB, with protein sequence MKQFELISDYAPSGDQPEAIRQLADGVLAGDRFQTLKGVTGSGKTFTMANIIQAVQKPTLIISHNKTLAAQLYREFKGFFPHNAVEYFVSYYDYYQPEAYVPARDLYIEKDASINDEIDRLRLSATFSLMERRDVIVVSTVSCIYGLGLPESWRDLRITIEKGQTVDMENLKRQLVSLQYERNDAVLERGRFRLKGDVLEVFPAYMEEAYRIEFDWEEIVRIRRFHPISGEISTEFEELSIYPAKHFVLKEDAIPTALVRIRKELDDRLAVLRAQNKLLEAERLKTRTEYDIEMLSEMGYCPGIENYSAPIANRKPGEPPATLFHYFPKDFLLFMDESHVTFPQVGAMYEGDRSRKQNLVDFGFRLPCALDNRPLKINEFESMLNQAIFVSATPGPKEIQYSTRIVEQLIRPTGLLDPILEVHKSEGQMEDIYREIQKRIVVGERSLILTLTKKMAEDLTDYLLGLGLKVKYIHSEIETIERVEILKGLRAGEFDVLIGINLLREGIDLPEVSFIGILDADKIGFLRSTTSLIQIVGRAARNENGKVIMYADRISDAMRETITETERRRSIQQAYNAAHGITPKTIKKAIEDILVRENELKKEAAQAETEPLINSFNLLVPADRKKLIKKLEQQMSAFADELRFEEAAAVRDKIEEIKRLST encoded by the coding sequence ATGAAACAGTTTGAGCTTATTTCGGATTATGCGCCTTCGGGGGATCAGCCGGAGGCTATTCGGCAGTTGGCGGACGGTGTGCTTGCGGGGGATCGATTTCAGACGTTGAAGGGCGTAACCGGCTCGGGGAAGACGTTTACGATGGCGAATATTATTCAAGCGGTGCAAAAGCCGACGCTGATTATCAGTCACAACAAGACGCTGGCAGCGCAGTTGTACCGCGAGTTTAAGGGCTTTTTTCCGCATAATGCGGTTGAGTATTTTGTTTCGTATTACGATTATTATCAGCCGGAAGCGTATGTGCCCGCCCGCGACCTCTATATTGAAAAGGATGCTTCGATCAATGATGAGATTGACCGTCTGCGTTTGTCCGCTACGTTCAGTTTAATGGAACGCAGGGATGTGATTGTTGTTTCAACCGTGTCCTGTATTTACGGTTTGGGTTTGCCTGAATCGTGGCGCGATTTGCGCATTACGATTGAGAAGGGGCAAACGGTCGATATGGAGAATTTAAAGCGGCAATTAGTTTCGTTGCAGTACGAGCGGAATGATGCGGTTTTGGAGCGCGGCCGGTTCAGGCTGAAAGGCGATGTGCTTGAGGTTTTTCCCGCTTATATGGAAGAAGCTTACCGAATAGAATTTGACTGGGAAGAGATTGTGCGTATCCGCCGTTTTCATCCGATAAGCGGAGAAATCAGTACAGAGTTTGAAGAGCTTTCGATTTATCCTGCAAAGCATTTTGTTTTAAAGGAGGATGCAATTCCGACTGCGCTGGTTCGTATCCGGAAGGAGCTTGACGATCGGCTTGCCGTGCTGCGGGCGCAAAATAAACTTTTGGAAGCGGAGCGGCTTAAAACCAGAACCGAGTACGATATTGAAATGCTTTCGGAGATGGGCTATTGCCCCGGAATAGAAAATTATTCCGCACCGATTGCAAACAGAAAACCGGGTGAGCCGCCTGCCACACTCTTTCATTATTTCCCGAAGGATTTTCTTCTTTTTATGGATGAAAGCCACGTAACTTTTCCACAAGTGGGCGCAATGTACGAAGGCGACCGTTCACGAAAACAAAATCTGGTAGATTTCGGCTTCCGTCTTCCTTGTGCGCTTGACAATCGCCCGCTTAAAATAAATGAGTTTGAAAGTATGCTTAATCAGGCGATCTTTGTTTCGGCAACACCGGGTCCAAAAGAAATACAATACTCAACGCGCATTGTCGAACAGCTTATCCGCCCGACCGGATTACTTGACCCGATATTGGAAGTGCATAAGTCGGAAGGGCAAATGGAAGATATCTACCGCGAAATACAAAAACGCATTGTCGTCGGAGAGCGCAGCCTTATTTTAACACTTACCAAAAAAATGGCGGAAGACCTTACCGACTATCTTTTAGGGCTCGGGCTCAAAGTAAAATATATTCACTCCGAGATAGAAACCATTGAGCGTGTTGAAATCCTCAAAGGTTTGCGCGCGGGCGAATTTGATGTGCTTATCGGGATTAACCTTTTGCGGGAAGGAATTGACCTGCCCGAAGTTTCTTTTATCGGAATCCTCGATGCGGATAAAATCGGCTTTTTGCGCTCCACAACCAGCTTAATCCAGATTGTCGGGCGCGCCGCCAGAAACGAAAACGGCAAGGTTATCATGTACGCAGACCGCATCAGCGATGCCATGCGCGAAACCATCACGGAAACGGAACGCCGCCGCAGCATTCAACAGGCATACAACGCTGCGCACGGCATTACGCCGAAAACCATTAAAAAAGCAATTGAAGACATCCTTGTTCGCGAAAACGAGCTTAAAAAAGAAGCTGCCCAAGCAGAAACCGAACCGCTGATCAACAGCTTTAATCTGCTTGTCCCCGCCGACCGGAAAAAGCTTATCAAAAAACTTGAACAGCAAATGTCCGCCTTTGCCGACGAACTCCGCTTTGAAGAAGCCGCCGCCGTCCGCGACAAAATAGAAGAAATAAAACGCCTCAGCACCTAA
- a CDS encoding transposase codes for MRRYSQEFKQQALQLSDEIGTKEAAKNLGISYGTLTDWRKTKNRYKASDGAATAKAIVLDERERQLQREIKELKEANEILQGALAFFVKGWKK; via the coding sequence ATGCGACGTTATAGTCAAGAATTTAAACAGCAGGCATTACAACTGTCTGATGAAATCGGCACAAAAGAAGCGGCGAAGAATCTCGGTATTTCATACGGGACGCTGACCGATTGGCGAAAAACGAAAAATCGCTATAAAGCAAGCGACGGAGCTGCAACGGCAAAAGCTATCGTTTTGGATGAGCGAGAGAGACAGCTCCAACGCGAAATCAAAGAGCTCAAAGAAGCCAACGAAATCTTGCAAGGCGCACTCGCTTTTTTCGTGAAGGGCTGGAAGAAGTGA
- a CDS encoding IS3 family transposase, producing MHITKDLHKRKFQVKKICEITGIARSVYYSNKDNTTKHEKDMIICEVIKKLPKKIQQTAGAKPKSKLLSVMLDRPINHKRVERIAKKYGLQAKIRRRKHPKEYYKQKKEERKNLPSNILNREFVATTFLSKLVTDISYFRVKGGWLYLSPILDLYNREIVAYACSRHVDAQLAVDTVTHRAEKYSLEGVLLHSDQGATYTSHAYREKLTELGMIQSMSRRGNCWDNACIENFFGTIKCESGYYDTLKNGLLTYKQMEELIGKYIEFFNNERIQKKLGWKSPVDFRTQVA from the coding sequence GTGCATATAACCAAGGATTTACACAAAAGGAAATTCCAGGTGAAAAAGATTTGTGAAATTACCGGTATCGCTCGAAGTGTGTATTATTCCAATAAAGATAATACAACGAAGCACGAGAAAGATATGATTATATGTGAAGTGATTAAAAAGCTGCCGAAGAAAATCCAACAAACAGCTGGAGCGAAACCAAAAAGCAAGCTTCTAAGTGTAATGCTGGACAGGCCAATAAACCACAAGCGAGTGGAGAGAATAGCGAAAAAGTATGGATTACAGGCAAAAATACGCCGGCGAAAGCATCCAAAAGAGTATTACAAGCAGAAAAAGGAAGAACGAAAAAATCTTCCGTCAAATATTCTTAACCGAGAGTTTGTCGCAACGACATTTTTAAGCAAGCTGGTTACGGACATATCATATTTTAGAGTAAAAGGCGGCTGGTTATATTTAAGTCCGATATTGGATTTATATAATCGAGAGATAGTTGCCTATGCGTGTTCACGGCATGTGGATGCACAACTTGCTGTTGACACCGTTACGCACCGAGCCGAAAAATATAGTCTTGAAGGAGTCCTGCTACATAGCGATCAAGGAGCAACGTATACATCACATGCGTACCGAGAAAAACTGACTGAGCTTGGGATGATACAAAGTATGAGCCGGCGTGGAAACTGTTGGGATAATGCCTGCATAGAAAACTTTTTTGGAACCATTAAATGTGAAAGTGGTTATTATGATACATTGAAAAATGGATTACTCACTTATAAACAGATGGAAGAACTTATAGGTAAGTACATTGAATTCTTTAACAATGAAAGAATTCAAAAAAAATTAGGTTGGAAGTCACCTGTTGATTTTAGAACGCAGGTTGCTTAA
- a CDS encoding transposase has product MERKQHDEQFKAQVRAEYLRGALGYKKLAKKYGVTRDVIRGILLAGRRGSTMKIDLEKELAVFKPSGDKELDHYKHACAYWMEYAKRLEQEIEKQQQDKKKFKCI; this is encoded by the coding sequence ATGGAAAGAAAACAGCATGATGAGCAATTCAAAGCACAAGTGAGAGCGGAGTATCTACGCGGCGCATTGGGGTACAAAAAATTAGCAAAAAAATATGGTGTGACGCGAGACGTTATTCGTGGTATACTACTAGCCGGAAGGAGAGGTAGTACTATGAAAATCGATTTGGAAAAAGAATTAGCAGTTTTTAAACCAAGCGGCGATAAAGAACTTGATCACTACAAGCACGCCTGCGCTTACTGGATGGAGTATGCGAAAAGACTTGAACAGGAAATTGAAAAGCAGCAACAAGATAAAAAAAAATTCAAGTGCATATAA
- a CDS encoding helix-turn-helix domain-containing protein, producing the protein MKLFMSIDQITRGHVIANCLEGRCTVQQAALRLNLSRRRVQQLKKAFKEKGLAAMLHGNSQRPSAKKTSKEIEQRLLALRSDPALSKSNFLHFHEIVTEEYQLQLSYSTLRRILLSHGIYSPKKRRTRKKVHKTRNRRACFGELLQVDATPFPWFGGKEKSALHAFIDDARGMITGLYLCKNECLRVLKLQFYNFVLILLNIGYLCPVFDICGSLP; encoded by the coding sequence ATGAAATTATTTATGAGCATTGATCAAATTACACGAGGACATGTTATCGCCAACTGCTTAGAGGGGCGATGTACGGTACAACAAGCTGCGCTTCGATTAAACCTTTCACGAAGACGCGTACAGCAATTAAAAAAGGCGTTCAAAGAAAAGGGTTTAGCAGCAATGCTGCATGGCAACAGTCAGCGTCCCTCTGCAAAGAAGACCTCGAAAGAAATTGAGCAGCGATTACTTGCGCTGCGAAGCGATCCCGCATTGTCAAAAAGCAATTTTTTGCATTTTCATGAAATAGTAACTGAAGAATATCAATTGCAGCTGTCATATTCGACTCTGCGCCGTATTCTGTTATCACATGGAATTTATTCACCAAAGAAAAGACGAACACGAAAGAAGGTGCATAAAACGCGCAATAGAAGAGCTTGCTTCGGAGAGCTGTTGCAAGTGGACGCAACCCCGTTTCCTTGGTTCGGCGGGAAAGAAAAATCCGCATTACATGCTTTTATTGATGATGCACGCGGAATGATTACCGGTCTTTATTTATGCAAAAACGAGTGCCTGCGAGTTTTAAAGCTCCAATTTTACAATTTTGTATTGATACTTTTAAACATCGGTTACCTTTGTCCTGTTTTTGACATCTGTGGAAGTTTGCCATAG
- the loaP gene encoding antiterminator LoaP, whose protein sequence is MDYYALQVQTGKEAFFISSVNAGDKETSERWQVYFPQRTLNIRKKGVFLKKNMPVFPGYVFLAATILDAKLYKKLKSTKGFYRFLPNNQNPSPLFGRDLMLLQHFISFGNLAGISQVCFDENDRIKILAGPLKGLEGDIVKVDKRKGRAKIKLDMYTDSFLIDFGFEILENIGKAKTNENTQ, encoded by the coding sequence ATGGATTATTATGCGCTTCAGGTACAAACCGGTAAAGAAGCTTTTTTTATCTCTTCGGTAAATGCCGGAGATAAAGAAACTTCCGAGCGATGGCAGGTTTATTTTCCGCAGAGAACTTTGAATATCCGAAAAAAAGGAGTTTTTTTAAAAAAAAATATGCCAGTCTTTCCGGGGTATGTATTTTTAGCTGCAACCATATTAGATGCCAAATTATACAAAAAGCTAAAATCAACTAAAGGATTTTACAGATTTTTACCAAACAACCAAAATCCTTCGCCGCTTTTCGGCAGAGATCTTATGCTCTTACAACATTTTATATCTTTTGGAAATCTTGCCGGTATTTCTCAAGTTTGCTTTGACGAAAACGATCGCATAAAAATATTGGCAGGTCCCTTAAAAGGTTTAGAAGGAGACATTGTTAAAGTGGATAAACGCAAAGGCAGGGCGAAAATAAAACTCGATATGTATACAGACTCTTTTTTAATAGACTTCGGGTTTGAAATTTTGGAAAATATCGGCAAAGCAAAAACGAATGAAAACACTCAGTAA
- a CDS encoding polysaccharide biosynthesis protein, with the protein MIEKQKNSIYIIGAGLAGTMLLNEIQKKEIFGSVAAFLDDDPEKIGTKIHGVPVLGPINEVASLIRITRRDEALIAIPSITIERLREIYALLKTAGFTMIKLLPALSQIIDGTAHLIQTREINPQDLLARTPVKIGLKKSLQYLRGKRVLITGAGGSIGSELARQLLSGGAERLYLLGHGENSIYQIDKELRKLQEGGVGEKATIVPIIGELKDRDYTNYIIKQLRCDAVFHTAAYKHVPMMERNPVAVIENNVFGTKNLLDACIAHDVKRFVLISTDKAVDPISIYGVSKMLNEKNLLAAAAQINGKKNQDAAYMFVRFGNVLGSRGSIFPLFMEQIQCGGPVTVTDPQMTRFFMTIPEACSLVLQTGGVGINGQSYLLDMGEPVNILETAKQLIRFHGYEPEKDIPIEIIGVRPGERLTEPLWSSDEAIEKTGYPKILRLHEKTAFDIQRLETIWQQLYPYCFYTGDEAKYRNKEGLLQTLKDLGLV; encoded by the coding sequence ATGATAGAGAAACAAAAAAATTCCATATATATAATCGGTGCGGGCTTGGCGGGAACTATGCTCCTGAATGAAATACAAAAAAAAGAAATTTTCGGCAGTGTTGCCGCCTTTTTAGATGATGACCCCGAAAAAATCGGTACGAAAATTCACGGAGTTCCGGTGCTTGGCCCCATCAATGAGGTTGCAAGTCTTATCCGCATAACGCGAAGAGATGAGGCGCTTATCGCAATTCCCAGTATTACCATAGAACGTTTGCGCGAAATTTACGCTCTTCTTAAAACGGCAGGCTTCACTATGATAAAACTCCTTCCCGCACTTTCGCAGATTATTGACGGAACGGCGCACCTTATCCAAACCAGAGAAATTAATCCGCAAGATTTACTTGCACGAACGCCGGTAAAAATCGGCTTAAAAAAAAGCTTGCAATATTTGCGCGGCAAACGCGTCCTTATCACCGGAGCCGGCGGCTCAATTGGCAGTGAGCTTGCCCGTCAGCTTTTATCCGGCGGGGCGGAGCGGCTTTACCTGCTTGGGCACGGCGAAAATTCGATTTATCAAATTGATAAAGAGTTGCGCAAATTGCAGGAAGGGGGCGTCGGGGAAAAAGCAACCATTGTTCCGATAATCGGAGAGCTGAAAGACAGGGATTACACCAACTATATTATCAAACAGCTTCGGTGCGATGCGGTATTTCACACGGCTGCATACAAACACGTCCCGATGATGGAGCGCAATCCGGTTGCGGTTATCGAAAACAATGTGTTCGGCACAAAAAACCTTCTTGATGCCTGTATTGCGCACGATGTAAAACGCTTTGTGCTTATTTCCACCGACAAGGCGGTTGACCCAATTTCGATATACGGCGTGTCAAAAATGCTTAACGAAAAAAACCTGCTTGCCGCCGCAGCGCAAATCAACGGTAAAAAAAATCAGGACGCCGCATACATGTTTGTCCGTTTCGGAAACGTGCTCGGTTCGCGCGGCTCAATTTTTCCGCTTTTTATGGAGCAAATACAATGCGGCGGCCCCGTTACCGTAACCGATCCGCAGATGACGCGTTTTTTTATGACCATCCCCGAAGCCTGTTCCCTTGTTCTGCAAACAGGCGGCGTGGGAATTAACGGGCAGTCTTACCTGCTGGACATGGGCGAGCCGGTAAATATTTTGGAAACGGCGAAACAGCTTATCAGATTTCACGGATATGAACCGGAAAAAGACATCCCGATCGAAATAATCGGTGTGCGCCCCGGAGAGCGGCTAACCGAACCGCTTTGGTCAAGCGATGAAGCTATTGAAAAAACCGGCTATCCGAAAATTCTCCGCCTACATGAAAAAACCGCCTTTGACATTCAGCGGCTTGAAACTATTTGGCAGCAGCTTTATCCCTATTGCTTTTATACGGGGGACGAGGCCAAATACAGAAATAAAGAAGGGTTATTGCAAACATTGAAGGATTTGGGTTTAGTTTGA